From a region of the Kwoniella mangroviensis CBS 8507 chromosome 1 map unlocalized Ctg01, whole genome shotgun sequence genome:
- a CDS encoding citrate synthase, mitochondrial, with amino-acid sequence MSFIAFRNALRAQLKPSFARTFASTPSAFAPTLKERLTELIPKEIENVKAVRAAHGNKSFGEVTVDQAYGGMRGIKGLIWEGSVLDAEEGIRFRGLTIPEVQQKLPTAPGGTEPLPEGLFWLLVTGEVPTEEQVKGLSQEWAARAELPKFVEELIDRCPNTLHPMTQFSIAVNALNHDSAFAKAYSNGVHKREYWKTTFDDSMDLIAKLPNIAGRIFRNVYGDGKLPAIDQNLDYSANLSNLLGFGENKDFVDLMRLYITIHSDHEGGNVSAHTGHLVGSALSDPFLSFAASLNGLAGPLHGLANQEVLRWVQKMQAAIGKEPTDEQVAEYVWSTLKSGQVVPGYGHAVLRKTDPRYTAQREFALKHLPNDPGFKLVGQIYKIVPNILLEAGKAKNPWPNVDAHSGVLLTYYGLHQQDFYTVLFGVSRAFGVVSQLIWDRALGMPLERPKSYSTEAIKKMFEGK; translated from the exons atgAGCTTCATCGCTTTCAGAAACGCTCTCAGAGCTCAG CTCAAACCATCTTTTGCTAGAACTTTcgcttctacaccttcagcTTTCGCTCCCACCCTCAAAGAGCGATTGACCGAATTGATCCCAAAGGAAATCGAGAATGTGAAAGCTGTCAGGGCCGCTCACGGTAACAAGAGTTTCGGTGAGGTCACCGTCGACCAAGCCTACGGTGGCATGAGAGGTATCAAG GGTTTGATCTGGGAAGGATCCGTActtgatgctgaagaaggtattcgaTTCAGAGGACTTACCATCCCTGAAGTCCAACAAAAGCTCCCTACCGCTCCAGGTGGTACTGAACCCCTTCCCGAAGGTCTCTTCTGGCTTTTGGTCACCGGTGAAGTCCCAACTGAAGAACAAGTCAAGGGACTCTCTCAAGAATGGGCCGCCAGAGCTGAACTTCCTAAATTCGTTGAGGAACTCATCGACCGATGCCCTAACACCCTCCACCCAATGACCCAATTCTCCATCGCCGTCAACGCT CTTAACCACGATTCCGCTTTCGCCAAAGCTTACTCCAACGGTGTCCACAAGAGAGAATACTGGAAGACGACTTTCGATGACTCCATGGACCTCATTGCCAAACTCCCCAACATCGCCGGTCGAATCTTCAGAAACGTCTACGGTGATGGTAAACTCCCTGCTATCGACCAGAACCTCGATTACTCCGCCAACTTGTCCAACTTGCTTGGTTTCGGTGAGAATAAGGATTTCGTCGATCTCATGAGATTGTACATCACTATCCACTCTGATcatgaaggtggtaatgtTTCT GCCCACACTGGTCACTTGGTCGGTTCAGCCCTTTCTGATCCTTTCCTCTCATTCGCTGCTTCTCTTAACGGTCTTGCCGGTCCCCTTCACGG TCTCGCCAACCAAGAAGTACTCCGATGGGTCCAAAAGATGCAAGCTGCCATCGGTAAAGAACCAACCGATGAACAGGTCGCCGAATACGTTTGGTCAACTCTTAAATCTGGACAAGTCGTTCCAGGTTACGGTCATGCCGTTTTGAGAAAGACC GACCCTCGATACACTGCTCAAAGAGAATTCGCCCTTAAACACCTCCCCAACGACCCAGGATTCAAACTCGTCGGTCAAATCTACAAGATCGTTCCTAACATCTTACTCGAAGCTGGTAAAGCCAAGAACCCATGGCCCAACGTCGATGCTCACTCTGGTGTTTTATTGACTTACTACGGTCTCCACCAACAAGACTTCTACACCGTCCTGTTCGGTGTCTCAAGAGCTTTCGGTGTTGTCTCTCAATTGATCTGGGACAGAGCTCTAGGT ATGCCCCTTGAGAGACCCAAGTCATACTCTACTGAAGCTATCAAGAAGATGTTCGAAGGTAAATAA
- a CDS encoding T-complex protein 1 subunit epsilon, whose protein sequence is MSVGQIDPGQAVYAQDENGRPFIIVREQGKKVRTHGLEAIRSHILAARAVTNIIKSSLGPRGLDKILISPDGDITVTNDGATILGQMEVDHQIAKLLVEVSKSQDDEIGDGTTGVVVLAGALLSSALDLLDRGIHPIRIADGYEKACEVAVQELDRVADKIEFSKEDTTNLLKTAKTSLGSKIVSIAHDKFANIAVDAVLSVADLARRDVDFELIKVDGKVGGSLEDTSLVKGVVVDKDMSHPQMPSTVKDAKIAILTCPFEPPRPKTKHKLDIESVEEFKKLREYEKEKFQDMIKMVKDTGANLVICQWGFDDEANHLLMQNELPAVRWVGGPEIELIAIATNGRIVPRFEDLSADKLGRAGLVRELTFGTTRDKMLVIEECANTRAVTVFVRGSNKMIIDEAKRALHDAICVVRNLVKDNRVVYGGGAAEICASIAVSKKADEIPSIEQYAMRAFSKALDAIPLALAENSGLSPIDTLADVKSRQVTEGNPRLGIDCLGKGENDMKTQHVYDPLISKRQQFLLATQVVRMILRVDDVIDASAFKDE, encoded by the exons ATGTCAGTAGGTCAAATAGATCCTGGACAAGCAGTCTACGCacaagatgag AATGGAAGACCTTTCATCATTGttcg TGAACAAGGAAAGAAAGTCCGAACACATGGATTAGAAGCTATCAGG AGTCATATACTTGCTGCTCGAGCTG TCACtaacatcatcaaatcttCACTTGGtcctcgag GTCTCGATAAAATCCTCATCTCGCCCGACGGAGATATAACAGTCACCAATGACGGTGCTACCATATTGGGTCAGATGGAAGTAGATCATCAGATCGCCAAGTTGTTGGTGGAAGTTTCGAAATCgcaggatgatgagattggagatggTACGACAGGTGTGGTCG TCCTTGCTGGTGCCCTCCTCTCATCGGCTTTGGACCTTTTAGACCGAGGTATTCACCCAATCAGGATAGCAGACGGTTATGAGAAAGCCTGTGAAGTCGCTGTGCAAGAGTTAGATAGGGTAGCTGATAAG ATCGAATTCAGTAAAGAAGATACTACCAATTTATTGAAAACCGCCAAGACAAGTTTGGGAAGTAAAAT TGTATCAATAGCCCACGACAAATTTGCCAACATCGCTGTCGACGCCGTTCTCTCCGTAGCGGACCTGGCAAGGCGCGATGTGGATTTCGAACTGATCAAAGTCGATGGTAAAGTCGGTGGATCTTTGGAAGATACTTCACTGGTGAAAGGTGTCGTGGTAGACAAAGATATGTCACACCCTCAAATGCCAAGTACGGTCAAAGATGCCAAGATTGCGATATTGACTTGTCCGTTCGAACCCCCTCGACCTAAGACCAAACATAAGTTGGACATCGAATCTGTAGAGGAGTTTAAGAAATTGAGGGAgtatgaaaaggagaagTTCCAAGACATGATtaagat GGTCAAGGACACCGGAGCCAACCTAGTCATCTGTCAATGGGGTTTCGATGACGAAGCAAACCATCTACTCATGCAAAATGAATTACCAGCTGTGCGATGGGTTGGTGGACCGGAgatcgag CTCATTGCTATTGCCACCAACGGACGGATTGTACCTCGATTCGAAGATCTATCAGCCGATAAGCTTGGTCGAGCTGGTCTAGTCAGAGAGCTCACTTTCGGTACTACGAGGGATAAGATGCTGGTCATTGAGGAGTGTGCGAATACCAGGGCTGTCACCGTTTTCGTAAGGGGAAGTAACAAGATG ATCATCGACGAAGCCAAACGAGCGCTTCACGATGCCATCTGTGTGGTACGAAACCTCGTTAAAGATAACCGAGTAGTATACGGAGGTGGTGCTGCCGAAATCTGCGCTTCTATTGCTGTGTCTAAAAAGGCCGATGAG ATCCCCTCGATCGAGCAATACGCCATGAGGGCATTCTCCAAAGCTCTCGATGCCATTCCTCTCGCCTTGGCTGAAAACTCTGGTCTATCACCTATCGATACCTTGGCAGATGTAAAATCTCGACAGGTCACCGAGGGTAACCCCAGATTAGGTATCGATTGTcttggaaagggagagaacG ATATGAAGACACAACATGTATACGACCCATTGATCTCGAAACGTCAACAATTCCTGTTAGCTACTCAAGTGGTGAGAATGATCTTGAGAgtggatgatgtgatag ATGCATCTGCTTTCAAGGATGAATAA